The Phormidium sp. PBR-2020 DNA segment GTCGAGGCTATAGAGAGGTCAGCCACGGCTCGGCTATCGCTCGCCGACCACAAGGATGTACCTCTATGGGGGTTAGGAGTTAAACCATGAAAACTATTGACAAGAACCAGATTGCAGGTAACTTCCTAGAAATTCTAGAGCAAGTCAAATTAAAAGGAGAAGAAATTTTGGTGACTGAAGATAATAAACCCATCCTCAAAATTTCTCCTTACCAAAAATATCCAAAAACAGCAGAACTATTTGGTAACATGAGGGGAAACGTTCAGTATTTTGAAGATTTAACTCAACCCACACTAGACGAATGGCAAGACAGTTAAGCATTGTCCTAGATACTTGTGCCTTGAGGGTCTTCAGGATATGCGGTGTGATTTGTTGCATTGGATACCAAATTGTAGGGGCGAAAAATTTTTCGCTCCTACGGCAAGGCGCATAATCTGCCATCAATTTTCCTTATCACCATGAACCCTGAAAACCCTGCCTTGATTTGGTGGAGTTTAGACCCAAAAAATTTGTCACCAGCAGTGAAGCAGGCTTGTGACGTAATGGAACCAGAGAAGAACGGCTATGTCACCCCCCCCACTCACTCCTCCGACAAGCGAGGCATCAACGAGACTAAATTACAAGGACGATAGCGGCTGTCCAATTGCCAACGCAGAATCTCATCCCAGCCATCACCACAGGCCCCCGACGACCCCGGTAACGCGAACAAATAGGTTCCCTGCGCCACCCCCGCCGTGGCCCGGGATTGCAACGCCGACAGGCCAATCTTCTCATAACTGATGCGGCGGAACAGTTCCCCAAATCCGGGAATCTCCTTCTCCCACACCTGGGCCAACGCCTCCGGGGTCACATCTCGGCCCGTCACCCCCGTTCCCCCCGTCGTGATGACCACATCCACCTCCGGATTCGCTACCCACTCCCGCAACACCGCCACAATTTCCTCACAGTCATCTCTCACCACTCGCCGCTGCATCAGCCGATGTCCAGCCGCTTCGAGACGGCCCACTAACACCTGGCCCGACTTGTCTGTCTCCAAGGTGCGACTGTCCGAGATGGTCAAAATGGCAATGTTGACCGGACAAAACTGACGAGACTCATCAATACCCACCATAATTTCACAAACGTCAGCCGTCATGGCCGCT contains these protein-coding regions:
- a CDS encoding prevent-host-death protein codes for the protein MKTIDKNQIAGNFLEILEQVKLKGEEILVTEDNKPILKISPYQKYPKTAELFGNMRGNVQYFEDLTQPTLDEWQDS
- the moaB gene encoding molybdenum cofactor biosynthesis protein B, which encodes MVGIDESRQFCPVNIAILTISDSRTLETDKSGQVLVGRLEAAGHRLMQRRVVRDDCEEIVAVLREWVANPEVDVVITTGGTGVTGRDVTPEALAQVWEKEIPGFGELFRRISYEKIGLSALQSRATAGVAQGTYLFALPGSSGACGDGWDEILRWQLDSRYRPCNLVSLMPRLSEE